The stretch of DNA GAGTAGACCCATAACACAATTTACCTCTTCTTTGAAATGGCCCAGTTTGGTTGTAACAGATAGTGACTGTCTCAGCAAAAgttcaaagaaaacattggtATTAAATGATTCAAGGTCTATCTGTTCTTCAGGCTCCCAAACATCACCTCTTTTCAGGAAGAAGGCTGAAACATGAATATTCATTtattagtggtttttttttttttcatttaagactGTTTTTTGAACAAAGGATGCTTGTAAATCACTGAACTTAGCAGCCATTGCACATTGCTAAACATGGGATTCTGGCTCCGTTATAAGCAAGTAACCAGGTAGACCCACTGTTGTTTAGCCTTTTTGTTATCTGACCTGTTCTACCAGTGCTGCAAGAGTCATCATCCATACTGCCTTTGTTCTGCAGTGAGGGGTGacattttttaatggaaaagacTGTTGATACATTGGAGGAATAGCTGTCCAGATTATACTTCAGCTGCTGCCTTCGAAATGGAGGGCAGGTAGTGCCTTTCTGCGACCAGCTAAGTCCCTGACAAAGAAGCtgcaaaatacaacaaaattaaagaaataagttccttttcttattttgacaTGTTGTATTAATGTGATTCACACCTTATTCACTCAACAAGCAGAATGCATCATCACCTGTTAGGCAAAGACCCTGAGGGTCTGTTTTCTAAGTACCTCATTAAAGTAATCTGTTCTAAAACAGAAGAATAGCAATCCCAGCAGATAAGGCTGAAACCAAGGGGAGGGAAGTATAGTTACCTGTTGTTTGGACCTGCTGGATGAATAAATCATATTTTCTATCATTACCTCTGTAGTCTGGTTACAGAAAAAGCTGGTTGATTTCAGAACATGCTAGAAACATAAAGGAATGGCTGTCTGGGGGATTAACAGTCTGAAGAGCCATCCTGGTTTTTAATTGTGAAAGAGCACATCTGATCTCAGATATGCTGTGGTTACTGGGACTTTTGTCTGAATAAGGAGTACAAAACTGAATGTCACATGAATGACCATTGGAGAAACTTGTTCATGACTGACAGTTCTTCATACTAGCTTTCCAGGACTTATCTATGTCTTCTTTATTTTGAGGCAGGCTTGGTCagatgttaaagaaaaaataattatcctCTCATTGATGATCTCATTCCTTCCCGAAGAGATGTGGGTTGCGAAGAACTTTATTATGGTTTGATCTAATGAATCAGAAAATAGGAATTAAATTCACCTATACCTTGAGTGTCTCAAAGTGGCCTATATAACAGGTAACAGGCTTTGGTGGTGCTGGATCAATTCATAGGGATGAATTTTACCCCATATATAAAACATGAGGTTGAGTTACAATTTATTCTAATTTTCACTTTATAGGTGATGCCTAAGGGAATAGAGAACTTGCAGGTTCATTGCCCAAAATCTTGTAATatcctttaaaaacaagttttgtGTAACTGTTACTTACTGCCAATACCACAGAGGCAATAAGCGATATGAGAAGTCCTGTGATTACTCCAGTAATTGCTGTCCAGTCAGGTTTCAGTAGGAGGTCTCGTTTTTTTGCAATGCCCACCTGTACAGCATATCTGGGTGTTGTGGGGAAGAATGGTCCCTCTTCATAACACTGTCCTCCAAGTGGCATGACCCTAACATACTTAATGAAATAAGCATAAATAGAAAGGCCAGTCACATATCATTGCATCTGCTTTAAATATGCATGCTGATTTAAATATGAAGTGTTATTTTGTCTGTTACACTCAGTCAAAGCTTTGCAGCATTTGCACCATTTTCAGCTCATACACATAGCACACATGCGTGCAAACTCACATATTTATTGCTGTACTCACCTGTACAGTATcatgtaaaaaatgaaaagatgctcactattattttaaaaatttcctgtgtttccAAACATTCATATGGAACATGAAATGCTTTACTAAGAGGGACATTGTAAATGCAAAGACAGAATTCCTTAATACAAACCATTCTTTTGTGCCTATTGCTACTCAGCTGTAGCACGTAGGTACCAGGGTACTGgaactggaaaaggaagaagaagaatttTTGGGAGGCCTCTCTTACTTCCTCTCTGAGGCTTTGAAGGTCTCCCCAGTCAAATTCAGCATTTGTGTTGTACAGGTTGTTTCTAGAAGCAAAAGTACAAAAGTTAGTTCTTGTCactaccctttttttttttggtgtaggCTCATAATTACAGCAGAGGTTTACTAAGGCATAGTTGTCACTCAAGATTCATCAACACCACTAAATAACTGAGGATCAGTGTGAGTTTAGTCACTGAACCTCTAATTGCCCACACAGCTCTACTGTTTACTCACTCCCTGCTTTGTTTTGGGCTGCTCCAATTAATTCTCTCCAAAACAAATGTGAAGTAGCAGGAATTAACCCTAAGCAGCATGGACATTTATTTAGCAGTGAAGAAATATGCACTGGACCCCTTATAGGTGTTTAATCACCACAGATGTCAACACGGAGAACATGGAAACCATGTGTAGTTTTTATTATTGATTACCTGTCCCTGGTTTTATTTGTATGCTTTGAAACTGGATGAATGGCagagatgaaataaaaacaggCCATAGGGGaagaaacccacaaaaccaCCCACACAAACAAAAGTCACAAAGGGAGAGCTCCTAAGGCTTTCAGTGCAGTAGGAACAACTTGTTCCCATTTGGGCTAGTTTACCAAAACCTAAACCTTAGCTCCATTAAGATCCTAAAACTCAATAActacaagaaaggaaagagaacttAAGATCAGCTAGGGGGACTATACAGCATAAGTCAATGAGAAGTCAAGTTGCAAAGAGTGTGAACACAGGTCAGAAATAGCATCAGCAAGACATCAGGAAcagtatgtatatatttaattttgcttattttaataaGTGAATGTTATTCTCTTAACAACTTACATGTTGTTTCCTACTGTGCCACAATGTCTTTTCTGTCAAAAAGACACTGAAGTATGTTTAATAACAAGATTTCTACTTTTCCTAGTCATGTTTTCTCTTAATTCTATGTTGAAAAAAGTGAAAGCTTCAGCCTTGTTTCCTAGCTTAAGTAGAAGTGCATTAGCTAAGTTCTTCTACATTCAGCATTTGTACTTACACATCATAAACTGGGTAGTGCTCCTTGGAGACAATGAACATGATGGTAACATTAACATTAATGCACGTGGTAGGATTTAAGATGCCAGTAAATATGATTTTTGATGTGGAGTTTGAAGGTCTCAGGCTCTGTACCCGGGAAGACCTGCGTTCTTCATGGCCAGACTTAACTGTAAAAGCACAGACCTTATTAGGTTTGGATCATTACTGATCATTTTCTCTCTACAGAACAACTGCAGAATAtagcatttccttttcatttttatgactAAGCTTTATACATACACATTTGGTTTCTAGAATAAGGTTTACTGTCAAGACAGCATGCAAACATGCCACTGGCATTTTCCTGACATTGAATAATTGTGCATCACgttttcttgtctttttgcAACAGCTCTGGTGAGGTGCATCTGGTAAAGCAGCAGCACTTCTTGCAAAATCGGCAGCCTTTAGAAGGGATCTGTCCCTTTATGCCTATAGATTTGATGGTATCTCTGCAGACACTAAAGGAGGACTCAAGTCCTGCTCTCCAAGAGGAATGCAAATGGAGGGAATAATAATTGATCTGACATGCCCAAAGCTAAGGAGAGGATGGCGTAAATTAGAACTGAAGAATGGAGCTAGACTGCAGATCAGGACTACTAAGCAAAAGGAGAGATGTGGGAGGAAATGAGGGAAGTTCAGCTCTGGTAGTTGCTCCTGGGCTCTGTGCTCCCTGCATACCTGTAGACATGATGGTGGTAGCAGTGTTAGCAGGCTGTGTGCCAGGTCATGTGCACACCCAGGTGAAGGCATTCAATAGTTGCCCACACAGTTGTTCCTCATTGCGTGGGGAAAAGGCAGGGGGCTCGAGGGAAGCATTCTGTTGACTAGTGGGTTTGGGCTGTGATTGTAGAGGTTCTGACTTGTGGTTGTAGAGAAGGTAAAGCTTTTTGTCTGACTTCACTATGCTTAGTGTGAACAGCTTCTCCAGGAATTTGAACATGGTGAGGTCTGTTTAATTTAACTGTTGTTATTTCCTATTTAGGTTAGCACTGGAGATGGTTGATATGACAAAGCACAATTAAGTCTTAGAGAAGCTCTAGTAAATACATGCTTTGGAGCTTTACAGGAGAACTTACCTGGAGCTGTTGCTGAAGAAGGCCTATTTTTGTGGCGTGATGAAGCTTCATTTAGCATGATGAAGTTGTGAAATAGTTGCGGGTCAGGATTATATACCCCTAAAAATCCTTTCCCTGAAGTTGTATAAAAAAACATTGGTCACTTCTGGTTTTCAGTATGTTGgactttgcttttccttctagTTTATAGAGTATCCGCTCACCAAAGACCCCAAGTAAGACTTACAAAATCTAAACCCAAACGGTATACTTTTTAGTACATTCCTCTTATTCTAGGGcaatgctttaaaatgcttgGGCCTTACTCAAAGCCTTTAGGGTTTGTTTGGTGTTGCAAGACTTGTTCCTTAAGTAGCAACTGGTTTAACTCGGCTGAAGTCAAGGAAACAGTGCAAAGGTACCATGGGCAAATGATTCTATCCTATTGTTATTACTAAATTTTCACGTTTGTGCAAATAGTGCTCTTGGCCTATGGCTTGGTTCTGGaatcctgggaaaaaaaatgtacctACTTCTAATTCTACTTGgtaaaaacacattaaaatctGAAGCCCAAGAGAAAATCTGTACAGATAAAGGACCTGGGAAGGGAGTCCTTTGACAGGCAAAGATACTCTTCATCTCCGTTTATCATAATTTAGGGAATGGGAGGAAATGTCTGAATATCTGTCCTTTCCTGTAATACTGGAAATATGCAGATTTCAGATGAATGTTCTGGGATTGAGTGAGATTAATTTTGCACGAAGCGATGAATTTGTATTGCTGCATGCTATCGGGATATAAGCATCAAGATTTCTTATTGTTTGTGTTATAAATACCATGGAAAGGCTTGTTACGTATAAAAGCTATTTAATACCCAAATATTACTATAGCTCTTGTTATTCTTTCCCTTACCACTCATTTTCACGATGTATGTTGGATGGGTATATTTGCTTTGTTCTGAAGTGCAGATgccttttaaagagaaatatgGTCTTAGTAGAACTGTCCTTAATTCTTCTAAGAAAACAGCAGTCTAGTAGAAAAAGagttcagaaatttttttacattattttttcacaCAGTTGTAATATAAGAGCAGGTACAAAAATACATTATGCATATAATAGAATAGTGTctgggtgttttgtttgttgctttctataatttcctaagaaaaaaggaatgacGGTGTTCTTTGGTTAAAAGACTACTAAAAGTCTAGAAAGCCTAGCAAAAATAGGTAGATTGTGAAAATAACCACAGCTTTTACCTTGTTCCCATTTCTGTAAGTGATAAAAAGCTGAACAATTTTCTCTGCACAAGTGACCTGCAGAGTATCTCTTTGTTGTCTTCTACACTGAGAATTACACACACTCTCCAGACTGTCAGTTTGACAAATGCAGAGGCCAAGACCCTTGTCATAGCCTTGATAATCTCTGGGGACAGTACAAAcctgtgggaggaaaaaaaggaattaaatagCAGTACAAGTAACGTCCAGGTGTTCCTTAAGTGAGCAGGGAAATCTGGGCTTTCTATTTCAGGCTGAAGAAGAGGCAAAACCTCCTGTGAAAACACTAATAACACTTGTTTGCCATGCTGTCTGTGCCTTCTGAAGGAAGAGCTTGGGAGTTTGCTTTTAGGGCAGTTTCTGCACCGTCTTTGGATTTAACTTATGCAAAAATTGAAATACCTTCTCCGAGCAATAATGAACCCATTCTTTCTTGGTTAAACACTGTCCTTCCTGATTTCGGGAGGCTGAATCTCTACAAATATCATATGCTTGTCTAACACAGTGTCTTCCATCACCTAAGGACCTCCAATAACCTGGAGGGCATGTGCAGCGAGCATCACGgggctggaagaaaaaaacaggtatTTGTTTAGGAACCTATAGTCTCATGCAAATACTGTTCTGTACCTTGCTGCATTAAGCATTACACCTTATCTAACCAAGGTCAGATGGAACTTGATGTCCATACACATACCCTTTACCTTCCAGCAAAGGGGGAGAATTGATGTAGCCCTGAAGAAACTCAGAACATATATAAATCTggtgtccccgtccccctcccTCTGGTCTGTGTAGTTGGAAATGAGGTGTAGGACTGAAGGCTGTCAATGCTAAAGAGAGAGACTGAATAGGGCAGTGCAGCTGAGGTAAAGAGAATGAAGAACAAAGTGTGAAGTAATATTGACGTGTGTAAAGACTGAACAGCTTTCACTGGGACTGCTCCTGTACCTGAAACACCTGCCCTTTCCCAAGACAGATGCACGTCTCTTGCCCTTCTGCAGGCTGCACTGCCTCTGAGCCACATGGAAGACACGCTTTTTGGCCAGGCATGGGATTAAAGAAATCCACTGGGCATGTCAAGCAGCTGTGTGATATCAGTGCTGTTCCTTCTGAACGAAAAGTTCCTGGGGGACACGGAACTGGTGTGATGCTTCCTTCAGGGCAGAAAAAGCCTTTgaacagcaataacaaaaattCTTGTCGATTTTTCTTATATAATGCAGCTGTATTACGTAGATGGATGAGTTAGTGTCTTTCCAGTTTAAATATTGAAGCTTATTTATGTCATAACACTCAAATCAGTTAAATGAATCCTGCTTCAACAAAAATATTCCCTCATTTCCATATTATTTTACCATGCAGTACAGAAAGGAAGTCTTCTGATAAGCAAATCTTATTAGAATAAAATTGAATGCTCTATACTTGCTGTTTAAGCTTACTTAGCTTTTACAATATGAATTTCAGCAAGCCCAATTGATTATCTAAGGGCTCCTGTAGCATTCAGCAAAATTAAAGTCTGACAGCATTTTTATTGAGCAGTATGTGTTTGAGAAGCATTCTAAAGAAGCTAATAATCTGTGGTAAATTATCTACAAATACCTGCTGGACAAATTGGCACattctgttctcttcttttGCAGTAAATTCCACTTGGACAGTCCTCATCTTTTTGACGTTGTAGTTCCCCATTGTCACAAGGCAAGCTtgaaaaaatatagaaaatgaagaggaagagggccaTTTCTCTATCACACTGAATAGCTTGAATTGCCAAATGTGGGTAAGTATCAGACATGCATAAGGAGAGCTTTCCTTTCAGCCACTGAATATTTAATGGTCAGTGAAAGTTAAAACATGCTAATGTATCGATGTAAAATATTCATGGAAGTTACTTGAGCCTATTGTACTCCCCTACAGGTCATATAACAGAAGCTGTACTCTGTCCAGTCTAAAGAATTTACATACGAAATATTACTGTTGTAGCACAGATAAGTGCTTATTTATAACTATAGACAATTTGCTACTGTACCTTGTAATCTGAAGTTTTCACGGTCCTTACAGCAGCCATGATTTTTCCAAGTCTATGAATCCTTATTTACCACAAGTGATCATCTGTTAGTATGGGATATGCTAGGTTTTATGTTGGGGATAGGCTGCATAGTTTGTGACGAgcataaaacaacaacaaaaaacttttAAGCAATTTGTGTCTTCTCGGTGTTTACTATA from Haliaeetus albicilla chromosome 7, bHalAlb1.1, whole genome shotgun sequence encodes:
- the LOC138685787 gene encoding signal peptide, CUB and EGF-like domain-containing protein 1, whose protein sequence is MALFLFIFYIFSSLPCDNGELQRQKDEDCPSGIYCKRREQNVPICPAGFFCPEGSITPVPCPPGTFRSEGTALISHSCLTCPVDFFNPMPGQKACLPCGSEAVQPAEGQETCICLGKGQVFQPRDARCTCPPGYWRSLGDGRHCVRQAYDICRDSASRNQEGQCLTKKEWVHYCSEKVCTVPRDYQGYDKGLGLCICQTDSLESVCNSQCRRQQRDTLQVTCAEKIVQLFITYRNGNKASALQNKANIPIQHTS